From one Solanum stenotomum isolate F172 chromosome 12, ASM1918654v1, whole genome shotgun sequence genomic stretch:
- the LOC125848032 gene encoding uncharacterized protein LOC125848032: MARSNNGISGTIDLTGNLSPEKVVELTGKVHQLPCCIKFNGPSDVSQYFKPKSTGVIVDGLSVEEAHFRGRKLQGTTVVIPHGYSGFVLGKKMPVEKRKGSEEDSSCWEMKAKFQNITLWNHDSLPSENDASLRAFHLFSVATALHQPVSLEDLEAASIDQELEL; encoded by the exons ATGGCGAGAAGCAACAACGGAATTTCAGGTACAATTGATCTAACCGGCAATCTTTCGCCGGAGAAGGTGGTGGAACTCACCGGAAAAGTGCACCAGCTGCCGTGCTGTATCAAGTTCAATGGTCCATCTGATGTTTCACAGTACTTCAAACCCAAATCCACCG GTGTAATTGTTGATGGGTTAAGTGTGGAGGAAGCTCATTTTAGAGGAAGGAAGCTTCAGGGTACTACTGTTGTAATTCCTCATGGCTATTCTG GGTTTGTCTTGGGAAAGAAAATGCCTGTTGAGAAAAGAAAAGGGTCCGAGGAAGATTCAAGTTGCTGGGAGATGAAGGCAAAGTTCCAAAACATAACATTGTGGAACCATGATTCTCTTCCCTCAGAAAATGATGCTTCTTTGCGTGCCTTCCACCTATTTTCTGTTGCAACAGCA CTGCACCAACCAGTCAGTCTTGAAGACCTGGAAGCTGCATCAATCGATCAAGAATTAGAGCTATAA